One Bacteroidota bacterium genomic window carries:
- a CDS encoding glycosyltransferase family 4 protein has product MPPVPAQLNNLRIVFFAAETYPSFAGGGRHAFYLARYLARGGARCTIASLNYNCTLINKELIDGVSIHRITYWNKSLLVKLLSLPPLFFQAIKLVAKNKVVFVYGRYFLLYLFIIACAKLFGRKVIFRSTLTGDDDLPALLKRPLGFGNKLILRHINLYLAINPQFEKSWKSVFGNRVPVLQCPQGFDATYFYPQLRKERMHVPNEIPLILSNAILVERKGYRILFEALSTLPFDFRYRIIGQYLPDPHHRSAAEELEEMSTLYQLGKKMLGKKVEFLNTVTDIKPHLAQADLFLYGAVQDGLPNAVLEAMATGLPVLMRNCKLDPQLFKPEQTVLEFENSVELSQQLMRLRTDRLTLERIGQNATDFLLKNYTFDSVVPRILEQFACKKNQSF; this is encoded by the coding sequence CTCAACAATCTGCGTATTGTTTTTTTTGCAGCCGAAACTTACCCCTCATTTGCCGGTGGCGGACGACATGCTTTTTACCTGGCCCGTTACCTGGCAAGGGGTGGAGCCAGGTGCACGATTGCCTCGCTCAATTATAACTGCACCCTTATTAATAAGGAATTAATTGATGGGGTTTCCATACACCGAATAACTTATTGGAATAAAAGCCTGCTCGTAAAACTACTTTCCCTGCCGCCCTTGTTTTTCCAAGCCATCAAACTGGTAGCCAAAAACAAAGTGGTTTTTGTGTACGGACGGTATTTTCTTCTATACCTTTTCATTATTGCATGTGCAAAACTTTTTGGTCGAAAGGTGATTTTCCGCTCCACCCTCACCGGCGACGATGATTTGCCAGCTTTGCTAAAACGCCCGCTTGGTTTTGGCAACAAACTTATCCTTCGCCACATCAACTTATATTTAGCCATCAACCCGCAATTCGAAAAAAGCTGGAAATCGGTATTTGGTAATCGTGTGCCGGTGCTTCAATGCCCGCAGGGTTTTGATGCTACTTACTTTTATCCGCAATTGCGCAAAGAACGTATGCATGTGCCAAACGAAATTCCCTTGATTCTGAGCAATGCTATTCTTGTTGAAAGAAAGGGCTATCGTATTCTTTTTGAAGCTTTATCTACTCTGCCTTTCGATTTTCGGTACCGCATCATTGGCCAATACCTTCCCGATCCACACCACAGGAGCGCTGCAGAAGAGTTGGAAGAGATGAGCACACTCTATCAGCTCGGTAAAAAAATGCTAGGCAAAAAGGTGGAATTTCTTAATACAGTAACCGATATCAAACCTCATCTTGCCCAGGCCGATCTCTTTCTTTATGGAGCTGTTCAGGATGGCTTACCCAATGCTGTGCTCGAAGCCATGGCCACAGGCCTGCCTGTTTTAATGCGAAATTGCAAGCTGGACCCTCAGCTGTTCAAGCCGGAACAAACAGTACTCGAATTCGAAAATTCTGTGGAACTCTCTCAGCAGCTTATGCGTCTCAGAACTGATCGGCTCACTCTGGAAAGAATTGGGCAAAACGCCACCGATTTTCTGCTTAAAAACTATACTTTTGACAGTGTTGTGCCTCGTATTCTGGAACAGTTCGCATGCAAAAAAAACCAGTCATTTTAA
- a CDS encoding glycosyltransferase — protein sequence MQKKPVILINAATVKIAGGLIVSFDLVKLLVESDNYELVLVCPDLKKFRRFKGSCQLIFTPSLLLRRIFRIWLDWVWLPKTIGQVRPDLLITLGNLPARSQCRQIMFNDNAFVTEKKLCSIPLHSGERLKHRLRKWMFLQRIRFLRLIVVQTQTELNKLLALPGFHLPAKVLPPLLPSHLTENTEIILLPGRRANAIRLACVSYYWSHKNLEILCEVLRLAHAQDLKLQIVFTLNEKKVRGGKNLVNNLQPWLNDNSAINVGNIPANRVMSLIDQCDGVILPSLVETFGLNCLETWYAEKTYFVSDLAYAREVCGNAAVYFNPLDASDILNKIVCTFGDDALLRSLKSEGQKKIANWNPKAEYLDLFQKFLAL from the coding sequence ATGCAAAAAAAACCAGTCATTTTAATCAATGCGGCCACGGTAAAAATTGCCGGTGGACTTATTGTTAGCTTCGATTTAGTGAAATTGCTTGTTGAATCAGACAATTACGAACTTGTGTTGGTATGTCCTGATTTGAAAAAATTCAGGCGATTTAAAGGTTCCTGCCAGTTGATATTTACCCCATCGCTTTTACTTCGGCGGATATTCCGTATTTGGCTCGACTGGGTTTGGTTACCAAAAACCATCGGACAAGTCAGACCCGACCTCCTAATCACCCTGGGTAACCTGCCTGCCCGCAGCCAATGCAGGCAAATTATGTTTAACGACAATGCCTTTGTTACGGAAAAAAAACTGTGTTCAATACCCCTGCATTCAGGCGAGCGCCTGAAACACCGCCTTAGAAAATGGATGTTCTTGCAAAGAATCCGCTTTCTACGCTTAATTGTAGTGCAAACTCAAACCGAACTGAATAAGCTGCTTGCTTTGCCAGGTTTTCATCTTCCCGCGAAAGTGCTTCCACCCTTGTTACCCTCTCATTTAACTGAGAATACGGAGATTATTTTATTGCCCGGACGAAGGGCTAATGCAATCAGGCTGGCCTGTGTGTCGTACTATTGGAGCCACAAGAACCTCGAAATTCTTTGCGAAGTACTTAGACTGGCCCATGCTCAGGACTTGAAATTGCAGATTGTATTTACCCTCAACGAAAAAAAAGTGCGTGGAGGAAAAAATCTGGTAAATAATCTACAGCCCTGGTTGAACGACAATTCAGCCATCAACGTAGGAAATATTCCTGCAAACCGCGTAATGTCGCTTATTGATCAGTGCGATGGAGTAATTCTACCCAGTTTGGTAGAAACTTTTGGTCTCAACTGCCTCGAAACCTGGTATGCCGAAAAAACCTATTTTGTTTCGGACCTGGCCTATGCCCGCGAAGTATGTGGCAATGCAGCTGTTTACTTTAATCCACTCGATGCTTCGGATATTCTAAACAAAATTGTATGCACATTTGGCGATGATGCACTCTTAAGAAGCCTTAAATCGGAGGGTCAGAAAAAAATAGCCAATTGGAATCCTAAAGCTGAATACCTCGACCTGTTTCAAAAATTTCTTGCTTTATGA